In Paenibacillus ihbetae, the following are encoded in one genomic region:
- a CDS encoding c-type cytochrome, with protein sequence MFKKSWFAAALITVLVLSLAACGGGGNNATEPAPADGTEQAPDTANGGNAGNGEGATGGDVSAQAQSLYNANCMACHATDLGGGGNFPSLQKIGAEHSAEEIAGIISNGRGGMPAFKDRLSEDDITVLSQWLAQKK encoded by the coding sequence ATGTTCAAAAAAAGTTGGTTCGCAGCGGCACTGATCACCGTGCTGGTTCTATCGCTGGCAGCCTGCGGCGGCGGAGGGAATAATGCAACAGAACCCGCTCCGGCTGACGGAACCGAGCAGGCTCCGGATACGGCGAATGGCGGAAATGCAGGTAATGGCGAGGGAGCGACTGGCGGGGATGTCAGCGCTCAAGCGCAGTCGCTGTATAATGCAAACTGCATGGCTTGCCATGCAACGGATTTGGGCGGCGGCGGCAACTTTCCAAGCCTTCAGAAGATAGGCGCTGAGCATTCCGCCGAAGAGATTGCCGGCATTATTTCAAACGGCCGCGGAGGCATGCCAGCGTTCAAGGACAGACTTTCGGAAGACGATATTACGGTGCTGTCGCAGTGGCTGGCACAGAAGAAATAG
- a CDS encoding gluconate 2-dehydrogenase subunit 3 family protein has translation MSEQDQHSQQNENREATKTKESQRMSRRKFLTRSGYAVGGVVLGGLLGYLIPKEETKPATPPAPQQQQKNYNEALMFFTQEQYAITQAAVERIFPADDNGPGAKDLGVAFFIDHQLAGDWGFNARDYMQPPFYVGEKTQGYQGRINRREIFYIGLRELQNYSQKKYKKDFPALSPEEQDAVLTAFQNDEVNLTTISASGFFNLLRSSTLEGVYSDPLYGGNKNMQGWAMRDYPGNQMTYTNIIEKDYTVVPPQSLRDHL, from the coding sequence TTGAGCGAACAAGATCAACATTCACAACAAAATGAAAACCGTGAAGCGACGAAAACCAAAGAGTCGCAAAGAATGTCACGACGGAAGTTCTTGACGAGATCCGGCTATGCTGTCGGAGGCGTCGTGCTAGGGGGATTGCTAGGATATCTGATCCCGAAGGAGGAAACCAAGCCGGCAACGCCGCCGGCCCCGCAGCAGCAACAAAAGAACTACAATGAAGCTTTAATGTTTTTCACGCAAGAGCAGTATGCTATTACGCAAGCCGCTGTGGAGCGAATCTTCCCGGCGGATGATAACGGTCCAGGAGCAAAGGACCTGGGCGTAGCTTTTTTTATCGACCACCAGCTGGCCGGGGATTGGGGCTTCAATGCCAGAGACTATATGCAGCCGCCATTCTATGTCGGTGAGAAGACGCAGGGGTATCAGGGGCGCATTAACCGGCGGGAGATTTTCTATATCGGTTTGCGGGAGCTACAGAACTACAGCCAGAAGAAATACAAGAAAGACTTCCCGGCTCTGTCTCCTGAAGAGCAGGATGCCGTATTGACCGCATTTCAGAATGATGAAGTGAACCTTACGACGATCTCAGCAAGCGGATTCTTTAATCTGCTCCGCAGCAGTACCTTGGAAGGGGTCTACAGCGATCCTTTATATGGCGGCAATAAGAACATGCAGGGCTGGGCGATGAGGGATTATCCCGGCAACCAGATGACGTACACGAATATTATCGAGAAAGATTACACCGTTGTTCCGCCACAGAGTTTGAGAGATCACTTGTAG
- a CDS encoding GMC family oxidoreductase — protein MAKKLPKTDVVIIGVGWAGGIIASELTKQGLSVVGLERGKERVTEDYYMAHDELRYALRYELMQDLSKETITFRGNEKIRALPMRQYGSFLLGEGVGGAGVHWNGQTYRFLPYDFEIRSMTEERYGKDKIPPGMMIQDWGITYDKLEPYFDKFEKMAGISGEVNPLAGKRSNEYPTPPMLHTPSMKMFVEAAKKLNLHPYTVPSANLSESYTNPDGISRAACQYCGYCERFGCEYGAKADPVVTVIPVAKKTGKFEIRTHSYVRRILHSGGKATGVMYTDMTTGEEIEQPADIVVSTGYVFNNTRLMLLSKIGKPYDPATGKGVIGKNYAYQVIKGNAVGFFDDQKFNLYAGAGSLGVCVDDYNGDNFDHSDLKFIHGGNIAHTFTGQRPIQNNPVPEDSPRWGKEFKANSLKYANSVLTIGSQGSSMPFRHHYLDLDPTYKDAFGDPLIRITFDFEEQDRELARYLSDRCGDIMKEMGTDRILKMKELGPYEITTYQSTHNTGGVIMGASPDTSAVNNYMQMWDMENLFVIGASAFPHNSGYNPTGTVGALAYRAAEGIVQYSKKGGLLV, from the coding sequence ATGGCCAAAAAATTGCCTAAGACGGATGTTGTCATAATCGGCGTCGGCTGGGCCGGCGGCATTATCGCTTCGGAATTGACCAAACAAGGGCTGTCCGTTGTTGGATTGGAAAGAGGAAAAGAAAGAGTGACGGAAGATTACTATATGGCGCATGACGAACTTCGTTACGCCCTTCGTTATGAACTGATGCAGGACCTATCCAAAGAAACGATTACGTTCCGGGGCAATGAGAAAATTCGTGCCCTGCCTATGCGGCAGTATGGATCCTTCCTTCTCGGAGAGGGAGTAGGCGGGGCCGGCGTACACTGGAACGGGCAGACGTACCGGTTCCTTCCGTATGATTTTGAAATCCGCAGCATGACGGAAGAGCGATATGGGAAAGATAAAATACCGCCGGGCATGATGATTCAGGATTGGGGAATTACCTACGACAAGCTTGAGCCGTACTTTGATAAATTCGAGAAAATGGCGGGCATCTCAGGCGAGGTGAACCCGCTCGCGGGTAAGCGTTCGAACGAGTATCCGACACCGCCGATGCTCCATACGCCATCGATGAAGATGTTCGTGGAGGCTGCGAAAAAGCTCAATCTCCACCCGTACACCGTTCCTTCCGCCAACCTGTCGGAAAGCTACACGAACCCGGATGGCATTTCGCGTGCGGCGTGCCAATATTGCGGATATTGCGAGCGGTTTGGCTGCGAATACGGCGCGAAAGCCGACCCTGTCGTTACCGTGATTCCGGTTGCGAAGAAAACCGGTAAGTTCGAAATCCGGACGCACTCCTACGTAAGAAGGATCTTACATAGCGGAGGCAAAGCGACCGGAGTTATGTACACGGACATGACAACGGGCGAGGAAATTGAGCAGCCTGCGGATATTGTGGTCTCAACGGGGTATGTATTTAATAACACCCGCCTGATGCTGCTGTCCAAGATTGGCAAGCCGTACGATCCGGCCACCGGTAAGGGAGTCATTGGCAAAAACTACGCCTATCAGGTTATCAAAGGAAATGCGGTCGGCTTCTTCGACGATCAGAAATTCAACCTGTACGCCGGTGCGGGCAGTCTCGGCGTCTGCGTGGACGATTATAACGGGGACAATTTCGATCACTCCGATCTGAAGTTCATCCATGGCGGAAACATTGCCCATACGTTTACCGGCCAGCGTCCGATTCAGAATAACCCGGTACCTGAGGATTCACCGCGTTGGGGCAAAGAGTTCAAGGCAAATTCCTTGAAATACGCCAACAGCGTGCTTACGATCGGTTCCCAAGGCTCCTCGATGCCGTTTCGGCATCACTACCTCGATTTGGATCCGACCTACAAGGATGCGTTCGGGGATCCGCTTATTCGGATCACTTTCGACTTCGAGGAGCAGGACCGGGAGCTGGCACGATATCTATCGGACCGCTGCGGGGACATTATGAAGGAGATGGGCACCGACCGCATTTTGAAAATGAAAGAGCTTGGGCCGTACGAAATCACGACTTACCAATCCACGCATAATACCGGCGGCGTCATTATGGGGGCAAGCCCCGACACTTCGGCAGTGAACAACTATATGCAGATGTGGGATATGGAAAACTTGTTTGTCATCGGGGCGTCCGCCTTCCCGCATAACAGCGGCTACAATCCGACAGGCACTGTTGGAGCTTTAGCTTATCGCGCGGCTGAGGGGATTGTCCAATACAGTAAAAAGGGCGGGCTGTTGGTATAA
- a CDS encoding SDR family NAD(P)-dependent oxidoreductase: MDLGLQGKVALVTGGSKGIGLETAVTFAAEGAMVAICARNEEQLEDAAAIIKDRAGADVLIISADVTKPADCERAVAETVKRYGRLDIVINNAGTAAAKPFEGIDDEAWTADLDLKLFGAIRISRAAVPHLRAAGGGCIVNITTSSAKTPPASSMPSSVSRAAGQALTKAMSRDLAQDGIRVNTVCIGMIRSDQLEQRWKREEPGLTWEQYARDPRHHIPLGRIGDTDEAAKVIVFLASEAASYVTGTSVNIDGGAGPSL, translated from the coding sequence ATGGACTTAGGACTTCAAGGCAAAGTGGCTCTCGTAACCGGCGGGAGCAAGGGCATCGGGTTGGAAACGGCTGTCACGTTCGCTGCGGAAGGGGCGATGGTTGCCATTTGCGCCCGGAACGAGGAGCAGCTGGAAGACGCGGCCGCGATCATCAAGGACCGGGCAGGAGCGGATGTCCTGATCATCAGCGCCGACGTGACGAAGCCGGCGGATTGCGAGCGGGCGGTAGCGGAAACCGTCAAGCGCTACGGCCGGCTCGACATCGTCATCAATAATGCTGGAACCGCTGCTGCGAAGCCGTTTGAAGGGATAGACGACGAAGCATGGACAGCCGATTTGGATCTGAAGCTGTTCGGAGCGATTCGCATCTCCCGTGCAGCGGTGCCGCATTTGCGTGCCGCGGGGGGCGGATGCATCGTGAATATCACGACATCTTCAGCCAAGACCCCGCCTGCATCATCGATGCCCAGCAGTGTAAGCCGCGCCGCCGGACAAGCCTTGACGAAGGCCATGAGCCGTGATTTGGCGCAGGACGGAATTCGGGTCAACACCGTTTGCATCGGCATGATCCGAAGCGACCAGCTGGAGCAGCGCTGGAAGCGAGAAGAGCCGGGTCTCACATGGGAGCAATACGCCCGGGATCCCCGTCACCACATTCCGCTCGGCCGGATCGGCGACACCGATGAAGCGGCGAAAGTCATCGTGTTCCTTGCATCCGAAGCAGCTTCTTACGTCACAGGAACATCGGTGAATATTGACGGCGGAGCAGGACCATCGCTATAA